Proteins encoded in a region of the Larimichthys crocea isolate SSNF chromosome XVI, L_crocea_2.0, whole genome shotgun sequence genome:
- the mrpl43 gene encoding large ribosomal subunit protein mL43: protein MTSRGTPSRFLQSVLQNGVGRYVSQLKRISIVFSRKAQSSLGVREFIEEGVVDYAKKNPATVVYVSPQSCRIPKIVAEYLNGNVREEIITSKTAPQISDLLTKLTNQSGLDVIRIRKPFHTDNPSIQGQWHPFTNRPPCIGPIRPQKQEAE from the exons ATGACCTCCAGGGGGACGCCGAGCCGCTTCCTTCAGAGCGTCCTGCAGAACGGCGTCGGCCGGTACGTGAGCCAGCTGAAGCGGATCTCCATCGTGTTCTCCAGGAAGGCGCAGAGCTCGCTGGGAgtcag GGAGTTCATTGAAGAGGGCGTGGTGGATTATGCCAAGAAGAACCCCGCGACTGTCGTGTACGTGTCCCCGCAGTCGTGCAGGATACCCAAAATAGTTGCAGAATACT TAAACGGCAACGTGAGGGAAGAAATCATCACGAGCAAAACGGCTCCGCAGATTTCAGATCTTTTGACCAAACTGACCAATCAGTCCGGCCTGGACGTGATCCGCATCCGCAAGCCGTTCCACACGGACAACCCCAGCATCCAGGGCCAGTGGCACCCGTTCACCAACCGGCCCCCGTGCATCGGCCCCATCAGACCACAGAAACAAGAGGCCGAATAA
- the twnk gene encoding twinkle mtDNA helicase — MWRSWLLKGTTCLLQVAAPRLLHQRHFSSLSVRLSVRLLHRTPCALHLRVNAQSWSRAFKKDAKSTVEFPTSPITVTDIKQYLRSKEIPFHDGYSCLHIPSIFVDPSTRRDSFSLFVDKTTGQFLCKDTQVEGSWEDLQDCLEVMQSGEQDSLSPHVLLGYPESLEEQEERERELREVQRIWSSSAPFADLPEDEVQLIKAMFQITKISNVTLKKFGVRLFKPTRSLVFPWFGGPDSSLKGVKLLSAQNTDNGRVIYNEATVPKSNSYHNLFGLHLVGRMDSEVVLTGHELDALAVSQAAGLPSVALPRGVSCLPPILLPYLEQFKRVTLWLGGDVLSWEASKIFSRKLGLKRCMLVRPGEYRPCPAEALAQGKNLSHVLKTSIPAAHKSIVSFKQLREDVYGELINTDQVAGVKWTRFLELNRILKGHRKGELTVFTGPTGSGKTTFISEYALDLCMQGVNTLWGSFEINNVRLAKIMLTQFAMQRLEENLEQYDFWADKFEELPLYFMTFHGQQNIKAVLDTMQHAVYMYDINHIVIDNLQFMMGQENLSVDKFAVQDHIIGAFRKFATNSSCHVTLIIHPRKEEDGRELQMASIFGSAKASQEADNVVILQEKKLVTAPGRRSLQVTKNRFDGDVGIFPLDFIKSSLTFSSPVKGKLKLKKVPPKAGNEEEEVEAAVKKAEVKKERATKTTKTTKTPNTKTPAAGGESTKKSQ, encoded by the exons ATGTGGAGGAGCTGGCTGCTGAAGGGCACCACCTGCCTCCTGCAGGTGGCAGCCCCGAGGCTTCTCCACCAGAGACACTTTTCATCCCTCAGTGTGAGACTCAGTGTGAGGCTCCTCCACAGGACTCCATGTGCTCTACATCTTCGGGTTAATGCCCAAAGTTGGAGCAGGGCTTTTAAAAAAGACGCCAAGTCCACTGTGGAGTTCCCCACGAGCCCCATCACGGTCACAGATATCAAACAGTACCTCCGCTCCAAAGAGATCCCCTTCCACGACGGCTACAGCTGCCTCCACATCCCGAGCATCTTCGTCGACCCGTCCACCAGGAGGGACAGCTTCTCCCTGTTCGTCGACAAGACCACCGGGCAGTTCCTGTGCAAAGACACGCAGGTGGAAGGGAGCTGGGAGGATCTGCAGGACTGCCTGGAGGTGATGCAGAGCGGCGAGCAGGACTCCCTCAGCCCGCACGTGCTGCTCGGATATCCGGAGAgcctggaggagcaggaggagagggagagggagctgAGGGAGGTGCAGAGGATCTGGAGCAGCTCGGCGCCCTTCGCTGACCTCCCTGAGGACGAGGTGCAGCTGATCAAAGCCATGTTCCAG atcaCGAAGATCTCCAACGTGACGCTCAAGAAGTTCGGCGTGAGGCTCTTCAAGCCGACCCGGAGTCTGGTCTTCCCCTGGTTTGGTGGACCCGACTCCTCCCTGAAGGGGGTGAAGCTCCTCTCCGCCCAAAACACGGACAATGGGAGAGTTATTTACAATGAAGCTACAGTCCCAAAGTCTAATTCTTACCACAACCTGTTCGGCCTCCACCTGGTGGGCCGCATGGACTCGGAGGTGGTGCTGACCGGACACGAGCTGGACGCTCTGGCTGTGAGCCAGGCCGCGGGGCTGCCCAGCGTCGCTCTCCCGCGCGGGGTCAGCTGCCTCCCGCCGATCCTGCTGCCTTACCTGGAGCAGTTCAAGCGCGTGACGCTGTGGCTGGGAGGCGACGTCCTCTCCTGGGAGGCGTCCAAGATCTTCTCGCGCAAGCTGGGTCTGAAGCGCTGCATGCTGGTGCGGCCCGGGGAGTACCGGCCGTGTCCGGCGGAGGCGCTGGCCCAGGGGAAGAACCTCAGCCACGTCCTCAAAACCTCCATCCCAGCGGCCCACAAGTCCATCGTGTCCTTCAAGCAGCTCAGAGAGGACGTGTACGGGGAGCTGATCAACACGGACCAGGTGGCTGGAGTGAAGTGGACGAGGTTTCTGGAGCTCAACAGGATCCTGAAGGGACATCGCAAGGGCGAGCTGACTGTGTTTACAG GTCCCACGGGCAGCGGGAAGACCACCTTCATCAGCGAGTACGCCCTGGACCTCTGCATGCAGGGCGTCAACACGTTATGGGGCAGCTTTGAGATCAACAACGTGCGTCTGGCTAAGATCATGCTGACGCAGTTCGCCAtgcagaggctggaggagaaCCTGGAGCAGTACGACTTCTGGGCGGACAAGTTCGAAGAGCTGCCGCTTTATTTTATGACTTTCCACGGGCAGCAGAACATCAA GGCGGTGCTGGACACCATGCAACACGCTGTCTACATGTATGATATCAACCATATCGTCATAGACAACCTGCAGTTCATGATGGGGCAGGAAAACCTCTCAGTAGACAA GTTTGCAGTCCAGGACCACATCATCGGAGCGTTCAGGAAGTTTGCCACCAACAGCAGCTGCCACGTCACTCTGATCATCCACCCGAGGAAAGAAGAGGACGGCCGAGAGCTACAAATGGCATCCATCTTTGGTTCGGCAAAG GCCAGCCAAGAAGCCGACAACGTCGTCatcctgcaggagaagaagctgGTGACGGCTCCCGGCCGCAGGTCCCTCCAGGTGACCAAGAACCGCTTCGACGGAGACGTGGGCATCTTCCCTCTGGACTTCATCAAGTCTTCGCTCACTTTCTCGAGTCCCGTCAAGGGCAAGCTCAAGCTGAAGAAGGTCCCGCCCAAAGCAGgaaacgaggaggaggaggtggaggcggcGGTGAAGAAGGCAGAggttaaaaaagagagagcgacCAAGACGACCAAGACGACAAAGACTCCAAATACCAAGACTCCTGCAGCTGGAGGTGAAAGCACGAAGAAGTCACAATGA